The following is a genomic window from Anopheles aquasalis chromosome 3, idAnoAquaMG_Q_19, whole genome shotgun sequence.
ggtgtggtgccggtggtcgtGGAGTGGTGCGTGTTCACGTGTTGCAGGTTCTTGTTCTCTTCGTTTAAGCTACAGTAGGTGTGGGTTTCTCACGTGGAAACGGTCCATAAGTCACCACGCTAGGCGCGCTTGCGCTGGTCACCGTCGTTCTGGtgattttcgcattttcctttcctttccggttCCTTCCGGAGGTGTGTGCTCTTTGTAGTTTTGCCagaggtttggtttttgttttcccgaaAACCGTGTGACCGATCGAACCGGCGGTGGCACACAAGGGTGTCGTTTATTTTCACGAGGAGAACGGCACGCGCAGATGCACAGAAACAATGCGAGATAGTgagagaaataaaatattccTTTTTCACAATCAGACTAAAACCTTTGGTTTCGTTTATTCAATATTACTATCAACacagataaataaatattatccTAAAGTACGAAAGACAGGTAGCGGAAATTACATTAACGACACACCGTTGAGGGCTCGAGATTGTAGCCACGACTGAAAGTCGTTACTCATATCTCCATTGCTGCAATCATTGCCAACAATTGGCCGGTAGAAAGACAGGAGGTAACTTTTCCAATACAGATCCATCGACTTATCGTTGGTATCAGCCACCACAGTGTGGGCGAAAATGGCCACGCCACCGTTGATAGATTGGTACGGAAACCCGACGACGAAGCACCCTCTACCATACGGTGGCAGACTGTTCTGTCTGGCACAGTTTGCCCTAGCCATCGCCATTATCGTCTTCAGCGGTTCGTGAAGTGATTCCGGATATCCAACCTCGGTGTTGGCCGCAGATTTTTCTCTCCTTAGGATTAGCTCTTCGCACTGGCTAAGATTGTTGAGAGTATCTACAAGCAAGAAAACACCTGCATCAGTACTGTCTTAGCACGGATTCTCCGTTCGTCCCGTTAACTTACCGATAATTTTTATCTTTGTGTTACGAAACATTACATTCACCTGCCCTGTGCCATCGTCGAGCCGGAATATGAAGGTGGAATCGTCTTTCATGTGTTTCTGCGTTAAACGGCCATATAACATTAACTGTCTGAATCGCATTTTGAAGAGCTCGCCGCCGGCAAAGTCCTCATTTAGTTGAATTTGCTGTACGTAGTCCACCGGGACAGGCAGCGAGAAATATGTGTAACTTTGTCTAGTGGATGATCGGGGCACCACAGAAGAAGGACCCGGTGCAGATGGTTCTGCCGGCAGCGGTTGAGATTTGATTTGCGTTTGCGGAAGTGATTGAACAAAAGATTGaaattcctcttcctcgttggTTAGATCGATCACTTCAATCAGTTCTTCGGTCGGCGAATTTTCACGGACTACATTTTGCGCTTcagcttcgcttcgttcgatcTTCACTTTTACCGAATAGTTGCAATCCATGAGATGCGGATTTAAATCCAAGCATCCCGTTCAGctgatttattttgtttttgtatttttgcCGCCCACTTTATGCTGCATCGGCACCTTTTTTTTGACACTCGTGGCTGCCAACATAACGGGCttggaacaaaaaaatccaaagcGTTGAGGGGCAAGCAAAGTCGTCGTGCCTCGCCGTTTTTAAAACCCCGTTTTCCTGTTAGCAAACTATGGAAAACTGCAGAATTTCATCGTAAAAAGACGGAAGCAGTACAGTACAGTGTGTGGAATATCAGTTTAAATCAACTTACTTGGTAAGTCTCGCTCAGAGCAGCTTCCATATTACGCGCGTAATCACCCGCCCCGTCCGTAGAGTGAAAAAAtaagtgtgttgtgtgtgtgaATAGTGCGTGGTTTCCCGATTTTCATTGAAAAGCCCACCGGAATGTGCACTAGGGATTAAAAAGCATCGATTTCCGCTACGTGCATTCGAAACTGTGATATACGAGAAATCTTCATGAATAAAGATGGATGCTAAGTTTTGCAGCTTCTTCTAACAAACCgactgctggtgtgtgcgtgtctctgcCAGCCGCGCGGTGCACAACCATCATCGGTTGATCGGCTTGGAGGTTCCCGGGGCGGCTGCGTCGGACGGCGCAATATTCGAACAACCCGCTTTCCGCGACCCTCAACCgcaggaagaaaagaaatctaCGACACAGAACATGAGCGGCGTTTCCAATTCCTGTGGTATGCGATGGAGACTTTTCCAATTCCTGGCCACGGATGTCCTGACTGAGCGGAATAATGCCATTGCGTATCATGATGTAACTCTTGGGGGCATCATTTTACATTAAACAGGTTTGCATGAAGGACACAGTTTTTCTAGTTGAGCATCTATCATATGGCTGAACGTAGCTTACTGCGTTCTTTGTTCAGCTTTCGGCTTTCCGGGATCGATAATATTTTTTGGTCGGGAACCGGTAACGGGCAGTTCCACTGAATTCAGTTTTCCTGATACTGTGTTAAACCATATTCAGGCAATTTTACGGCTTCCATGCCTCGTTTTTTACCTGTTTAATGCTGGACTAACACTCCATATCAAAAGAATACCTTTTTGCTGAACAAGTCCGTGTTTgaagaacacaaaacaaattataTTACATGTtaaaggcaaacaaaacatgaaTCCAAACCATGCGTTTGGGAAATACCTTTTCGCAGGATATCAAACATATgtgaaatgaatgataaaGCAGTATCCATTAGGAGGATTCGTATCGTTGATCAATGTATCAATGAGCTGTGGGGAAGT
Proteins encoded in this region:
- the LOC126576866 gene encoding uncharacterized protein LOC126576866 codes for the protein MDCNYSVKVKIERSEAEAQNVVRENSPTEELIEVIDLTNEEEEFQSFVQSLPQTQIKSQPLPAEPSAPGPSSVVPRSSTRQSYTYFSLPVPVDYVQQIQLNEDFAGGELFKMRFRQLMLYGRLTQKHMKDDSTFIFRLDDGTGQVNVMFRNTKIKIIDTLNNLSQCEELILRREKSAANTEVGYPESLHEPLKTIMAMARANCARQNSLPPYGRGCFVVGFPYQSINGGVAIFAHTVVADTNDKSMDLYWKSYLLSFYRPIVGNDCSNGDMSNDFQSWLQSRALNGVSLM